In Hamadaea flava, a genomic segment contains:
- a CDS encoding homogentisate phytyltransferase, producing the protein MRTTAAGLRTLWAFSRPHTIIGTALAVCALYVLATHAAQRQDPALWLVVLVASLAVNVYVVGLNQLTDVEIDRISKPYLPLAAGTLRRGGAVAIVAVSGGVALLLAGLQGRYLFTAIAIIAAIGTGYSVPPMRLKRFPLLAAACIIAARAVVANLGVYLAYSAALTGRAELPAYVLLMVGFMAGFAAVIALMKDIPDVDGDRRHQISTLVLTIGPRRTLRLCQAILSLGYAAVIAAGLAGVPDVDSVVLVAAHAAALAVLWLTGIRVDGADTDAVRRYYMLIWKLFYVEFVVFPLAVLLA; encoded by the coding sequence ATGAGGACCACCGCGGCGGGACTGCGCACCCTGTGGGCGTTCTCGCGCCCGCACACGATCATCGGCACCGCCTTGGCGGTCTGCGCGCTCTACGTGCTGGCCACCCATGCCGCCCAACGACAAGACCCCGCCCTGTGGCTGGTGGTGCTGGTCGCCAGCCTCGCCGTCAACGTCTACGTCGTCGGGCTCAACCAGCTCACCGACGTCGAGATCGACCGGATCAGCAAGCCCTACCTGCCGCTGGCCGCCGGTACGCTGCGCCGCGGCGGCGCGGTCGCGATCGTGGCCGTCTCCGGCGGGGTGGCGCTGCTGCTGGCCGGGCTGCAAGGCCGCTACCTGTTCACCGCGATCGCGATCATCGCCGCGATCGGCACCGGCTACTCGGTGCCGCCGATGCGGCTCAAACGGTTCCCGCTGCTGGCCGCGGCGTGCATCATCGCCGCCCGTGCGGTCGTGGCCAACCTCGGCGTCTACCTCGCCTACTCGGCCGCGCTCACCGGGCGGGCCGAACTGCCGGCGTACGTGCTGCTCATGGTGGGGTTCATGGCCGGGTTCGCGGCCGTCATCGCCCTGATGAAAGACATCCCGGACGTCGACGGCGACCGCCGCCACCAGATCTCGACCCTGGTGCTGACCATCGGCCCCCGCCGCACCCTGCGGCTGTGCCAGGCGATCCTGAGCCTCGGGTACGCCGCCGTCATCGCCGCCGGGCTGGCCGGCGTCCCGGACGTCGACAGCGTGGTGCTCGTCGCCGCGCACGCCGCCGCGCTGGCGGTGCTGTGGCTGACCGGGATACGCGTGGACGGCGCCGACACCGACGCCGTCCGTCGCTACTACATGCTGATCTGGAAGCTGTTCTACGTCGAGTTCGTGGTCTTCCCGCTGGCGGTGCTGCT
- the cydB gene encoding cytochrome d ubiquinol oxidase subunit II, with the protein MELTTVWFILIAILWTGYFVLEGFDFGVGMLLPVLGRAHGDRALAERRRRVLINTIGPVWDGNEVWVITAGGATFAAFPEWYATMFSAFYLPLLLILVALIVRGVAFEYRGTRDDPKWRRRWDACIVIGSVVPAFLWGVAFGNIVHGLKIRPKPLPNGPLEYVGSFWDLLNPYSVLAGVTMVLLFLTHGAIFLTLKTTGEVRDHARAVASKAGLLAALFAVAFFAFTFSYRSTGASIVLSVAAVAAFAASLSLIVVRKGQRPGTRKEGWAFAGTAAAIALTVVSLFVALWPNVFPSSLLPEWSLTAQNASSTPYTLKIMTWVAVVFTPLVLLYQGWTYWVFRKRIGVEHIPDGAH; encoded by the coding sequence ATGGAACTGACCACCGTCTGGTTCATCCTCATCGCCATCCTGTGGACCGGCTACTTCGTCCTGGAAGGCTTCGACTTCGGCGTCGGCATGCTGCTGCCCGTGCTCGGGCGGGCCCACGGCGACCGGGCCCTCGCGGAACGCCGCCGCCGCGTCCTGATCAACACGATCGGGCCGGTCTGGGACGGCAACGAGGTGTGGGTCATCACCGCCGGCGGCGCGACCTTCGCCGCGTTCCCCGAGTGGTACGCCACCATGTTCAGCGCGTTCTACCTGCCGCTGCTGCTCATCCTGGTCGCGCTGATCGTGCGCGGGGTGGCGTTCGAGTACCGGGGCACCCGCGACGACCCGAAGTGGCGGCGGCGGTGGGACGCCTGCATCGTGATCGGGTCGGTGGTCCCGGCGTTCCTGTGGGGCGTCGCGTTCGGCAACATCGTCCACGGCCTCAAGATCCGGCCCAAGCCGCTGCCGAACGGCCCGCTGGAATACGTCGGCTCATTCTGGGACCTGCTCAACCCGTACTCGGTCCTCGCCGGGGTGACCATGGTGCTGCTGTTCCTCACCCACGGCGCGATCTTCCTGACCCTCAAGACCACCGGCGAGGTCCGCGACCACGCCCGCGCGGTCGCGTCGAAGGCCGGCCTGCTCGCCGCGCTGTTCGCGGTGGCGTTCTTCGCGTTCACCTTCAGCTACCGGTCCACCGGCGCGTCGATCGTGCTGTCCGTGGCAGCCGTCGCGGCGTTCGCGGCCTCCCTGTCACTCATAGTCGTACGCAAGGGGCAGCGGCCGGGCACCCGCAAGGAAGGCTGGGCGTTCGCCGGGACGGCGGCGGCCATCGCGTTGACGGTGGTGTCGCTGTTCGTGGCGCTGTGGCCGAACGTGTTCCCGTCGTCGCTGCTGCCCGAGTGGAGCCTGACCGCGCAGAACGCGTCGTCCACCCCGTACACGCTGAAGATCATGACCTGGGTGGCGGTCGTGTTCACCCCGCTGGTGCTGCTCTACCAGGGCTGGACCTACTGGGTGTTCCGCAAGCGCATCGGCGTCGAGCACATCCCCGACGGCGCTCACTGA